Proteins encoded together in one Microcebus murinus isolate Inina chromosome 18, M.murinus_Inina_mat1.0, whole genome shotgun sequence window:
- the AMZ2 gene encoding archaemetzincin-2 isoform X1, which translates to MQTIQHSEQTLKTALISKNPVLVSQYEKLDAGEQRLMNEAFRPTSGLFGPITLHSQSDWIISHPEAPQDFEEFFSDPYRKTPSPEKHSIYIQSIGSLGNTRIISEEYIKWLKGYCEAFFYGLTVKLLEPVPVSATRCSFRVNDNTQNLQIHAGDILKYLKKKKPEDAFCVVGITMIDLYPRDSWNFVFGQASLTDGVGIFSFARYGSDFYSLHYEGKLKKLQKTSPIDYSIFDNYYIPEITSVLLLRSCKTLTHEIGHIFGLRHCQWLTCLMQGSNHLEEADRRPLNLCPICLRKLQCAIGFSIVERYKALVRWIDDESADTPGVTPKHSRKDKENLPKPVEAFKEWKEWILKCLALLQK; encoded by the exons ATGCAAACGATACAGCACTCTGAACAGACACTAAAAACAGCTCTCATCTCAAAGAACCCAGTGCTTGTGTCACAGTATGAAAAATTAGATGCTGGGGAACAGCGTTTAATGAATGAAGCCTTCCGGCCAACCAGTGGTCTCTTTGGACCCATTACCTTGCATTCACAATCAGATTGGATCATCTCTCATCCTGAGGCTCCCCAAGACTTTGAAGAGTTTTTCAGTGATCCTTACAGAAAAACACCCTCTCCAGAGAAGCACAGTATTTACATACAGTCCATCG GATCTTTAGGAAACACCAGAATTATTAGTGAAGAATATATTAAATGGCTTAAGGGCTACTGTGAAGCTTTTTTCTATGGCTTGACAGTAAAACTCCTAGAACCAGTTCCTGTTTCTGCAACAAGGTGTTCCTTTAGAGTCAATGATAACACACAAAACCTACAGATTCACGCAG GGGACATCTTGAAgtacttaaaaaagaagaaacctgAAGATGCCTTCTGTGTTGTGGGTATAACAATGATTGATCTTTacccaagagactcctggaattttGTCTTTGGACAGGCCTCTCTGACAGATG GTGTGGGTATATTCAGCTTTGCCAGGTATGGCAGTGACTTTTATAGCTTGCACTATGAAGGCAAACTGAAGAAGCTCCAGAAAACATCTCCAATTGACTATTCAATTTTTGATAACTATTACATTCCTGAAATAACTAGTGTTTTGCTGCTTCGATCCTGTAAG ACTTTAACCCATGAGATTGGACACATATTTGGACTGCGACACTGCCAGTGGCTTACATGCCTGATGCAAGGCTCCAACCACTTGGAAGAAGCTGACCGGCGCCCTCTAAACCTTTGCCCTATCTGCTTACGAAAGTTGCAATGCGCTATTGGCTTCAGCATTGTAGAAAGATATAAA gcACTAGTGAGATGGATCGATGATGAATCTGCCGACACGCCTGGAGTAACTCCAAAACATAGTCGTAAGGATAAGGAGAATTTACCAAAACCTGTTGAAGCCTTTAAGGAATGGAAAGAGTGGATATTAAAATGCCTTGCTCTTCTCCAAAAATAA
- the AMZ2 gene encoding archaemetzincin-2 isoform X2, with the protein MQTIQHSEQTLKTALISKNPVLVSQYEKLDAGEQRLMNEAFRPTSGLFGPITLHSQSDWIISHPEAPQDFEEFFSDPYRKTPSPEKHSIYIQSIGDILKYLKKKKPEDAFCVVGITMIDLYPRDSWNFVFGQASLTDGVGIFSFARYGSDFYSLHYEGKLKKLQKTSPIDYSIFDNYYIPEITSVLLLRSCKTLTHEIGHIFGLRHCQWLTCLMQGSNHLEEADRRPLNLCPICLRKLQCAIGFSIVERYKALVRWIDDESADTPGVTPKHSRKDKENLPKPVEAFKEWKEWILKCLALLQK; encoded by the exons ATGCAAACGATACAGCACTCTGAACAGACACTAAAAACAGCTCTCATCTCAAAGAACCCAGTGCTTGTGTCACAGTATGAAAAATTAGATGCTGGGGAACAGCGTTTAATGAATGAAGCCTTCCGGCCAACCAGTGGTCTCTTTGGACCCATTACCTTGCATTCACAATCAGATTGGATCATCTCTCATCCTGAGGCTCCCCAAGACTTTGAAGAGTTTTTCAGTGATCCTTACAGAAAAACACCCTCTCCAGAGAAGCACAGTATTTACATACAGTCCATCG GGGACATCTTGAAgtacttaaaaaagaagaaacctgAAGATGCCTTCTGTGTTGTGGGTATAACAATGATTGATCTTTacccaagagactcctggaattttGTCTTTGGACAGGCCTCTCTGACAGATG GTGTGGGTATATTCAGCTTTGCCAGGTATGGCAGTGACTTTTATAGCTTGCACTATGAAGGCAAACTGAAGAAGCTCCAGAAAACATCTCCAATTGACTATTCAATTTTTGATAACTATTACATTCCTGAAATAACTAGTGTTTTGCTGCTTCGATCCTGTAAG ACTTTAACCCATGAGATTGGACACATATTTGGACTGCGACACTGCCAGTGGCTTACATGCCTGATGCAAGGCTCCAACCACTTGGAAGAAGCTGACCGGCGCCCTCTAAACCTTTGCCCTATCTGCTTACGAAAGTTGCAATGCGCTATTGGCTTCAGCATTGTAGAAAGATATAAA gcACTAGTGAGATGGATCGATGATGAATCTGCCGACACGCCTGGAGTAACTCCAAAACATAGTCGTAAGGATAAGGAGAATTTACCAAAACCTGTTGAAGCCTTTAAGGAATGGAAAGAGTGGATATTAAAATGCCTTGCTCTTCTCCAAAAATAA
- the SLC16A6 gene encoding monocarboxylate transporter 7 isoform X1, translated as MTQKKAKLCFRANVYTEVPDGGWGWAVAVSFFFIEVFTYGIIKSFGVFFNDLMDSFDESNSRISWIISICVFVLTFTAPLATVLSNRFGHRLVVMLGGVLVSTGMVAASFAREVCHMYITIGLISGLGCCFSFLPTVTILSQYFSKRRSVVTAVASTGECFAVFAFAPAIMALKENIGWRYSLLFVGLLQLNIVVFGALLRPIIIRGPGSPKITPHENRKEVQYMLENEKTRTSIDSIDSGVELTTSPKNVPSHANTELELKADMQQVLVKTSSKPSDKKAPLLDFSILKEKSFICYALFGLFATLGFFAPSLYIIPLGISLGIDQEHAAFLLSAMAIAEVFGRIAAGFVLNREPIRKIYIELICVILLTVSLFAFTFATEFWGLMSCSIFFGCMVGTIGGTHIPLLAEDDVVGIERMSSAAGVYVFIQSIAGLAGPPLAGLLVDQSKIYSRAFYSCAGGMSVAAVCLALVRPCKQGLCQRRHSGETKAASHRGKALQDIPEDFLEMDLAKNEHRVHVQIEPV; from the exons ATGACCCAGAAGAAAGCAAAGCTTTGTTTCAGAGCCAACGTGTACACTGAAGTACCTGATGGAGGGTGGGGTTGGGCAGTCGCGGTCTCCTTTTTCTTCATCGAAGTCTTTACCTACGGCATCATCAAGTCGTTTGGCGTCTTCTTTAATGACTTAATGGACAGCTTTGACGAGTCCAATAGCAGGATCTCATGGATAATATCAATATGTGTGTTTGTCTTAACATTTACAG CTCCCCTCGCCACAGTCCTGAGCAATCGATTCGGACACCGGCTGGTGGTGATGCTGGGGGGCGTGCTGGTCAGCACCGGGATGGTGGCCGCCTCGTTTGCACGTGAGGTCTGCCACATGTACATCACCATTGGCCTCATCTCCG gTTTGGGATGCTGCTTTAGTTTCCTCCCAACTGTGACCATCCTGTCGCAGTACTTTAGCAAAAGACGCTCCGTAGTCACCGCAGTGGCTTCTACGGGAGAATGTTTCGCTGTGTTTGCTTTTGCACCAG CCATCATGGCTCTGAAGGAGAACATCGGCTGGAGATACAGCCTCCTCTTCGTGGGCCTGCTGCAGCTCAACATCGTCGTGTTCGGGGCACTGCTGAGACCCATTATCATCCGAGGGCCAGGGTCGCCAAAAATAACCCCCCACGAAAACCGGAAAGAAGTGCAATATATgcttgaaaatgaaaaaacacgAACCTCAATAGACTCCATTGACTCAGGAGTAGAACTAACTACCTCACCTAAAAATGTGCCTAGTCACGCCAACACGGAACTGGAGCTGAAGGCTGACATGCAGCAGGTCCTGGTGAAGACGAGCTCCAAGCCGAGCGATAAGAAAGCCCCTTTGCTAGACTTCTcgattttgaaagagaaaagtttCATTTGTTATGCATTATTTGGTCTCTTTGCAACACTGGGATTCTTCGCGCCGTCTCTGTACATCATTCCTCTGGGCATCAGTCTGGGCATTGACCAGGAACACGCTGCGTTTCTGTTATCTGCGATGGCAATTGCAGAAGTGTTCGGAAGAATCGCAGCTGGCTTTGTCCTCAACAGAGAGCCCATCCGCAAGATTTACATCGAGCTCATCTGCGTCATCTTGTTGACCGTGTCTCTGTTTGCTTTTACGTTCGCTACTGAATTCTGGGGTCTCATGTCCTGTAGCATATTTTTTGGGTGCATGGTTGGAACAATAGGAGGAACCCACATACCACTGCTTGCCGAAGATGATGTCGTGGGAATCGAGAGGATGTCTTCTGCAGCTGGGGTCTACGTCTTCATTCAGAGCATAGCGGGACTGGCGGGACCACCCCTTGCAG GTTTGCTCGTGGACCAAAGTAAAATCTACAGCAGGGCCTTCTACTCCTGCGCGGGTGGCATGTCCGTGGCTGCCGTGTGCCTGGCCCTGGTGCGACCGTGTAAACAGGGACTGTGCCAGCGCCGTCACTCAGGTGAAACAAAGGCAGCGAGCCATCGTGGGAAGGCATTACAAGACATACCTGAAGACTTTCTGGAAATGGATCTTGCGAAAAATGAGCACAGAGTTCATGTGCAAATAGAGCCAGTATGA
- the SLC16A6 gene encoding monocarboxylate transporter 7 isoform X2: MLGGVLVSTGMVAASFAREVCHMYITIGLISGLGCCFSFLPTVTILSQYFSKRRSVVTAVASTGECFAVFAFAPAIMALKENIGWRYSLLFVGLLQLNIVVFGALLRPIIIRGPGSPKITPHENRKEVQYMLENEKTRTSIDSIDSGVELTTSPKNVPSHANTELELKADMQQVLVKTSSKPSDKKAPLLDFSILKEKSFICYALFGLFATLGFFAPSLYIIPLGISLGIDQEHAAFLLSAMAIAEVFGRIAAGFVLNREPIRKIYIELICVILLTVSLFAFTFATEFWGLMSCSIFFGCMVGTIGGTHIPLLAEDDVVGIERMSSAAGVYVFIQSIAGLAGPPLAGLLVDQSKIYSRAFYSCAGGMSVAAVCLALVRPCKQGLCQRRHSGETKAASHRGKALQDIPEDFLEMDLAKNEHRVHVQIEPV, translated from the exons ATGCTGGGGGGCGTGCTGGTCAGCACCGGGATGGTGGCCGCCTCGTTTGCACGTGAGGTCTGCCACATGTACATCACCATTGGCCTCATCTCCG gTTTGGGATGCTGCTTTAGTTTCCTCCCAACTGTGACCATCCTGTCGCAGTACTTTAGCAAAAGACGCTCCGTAGTCACCGCAGTGGCTTCTACGGGAGAATGTTTCGCTGTGTTTGCTTTTGCACCAG CCATCATGGCTCTGAAGGAGAACATCGGCTGGAGATACAGCCTCCTCTTCGTGGGCCTGCTGCAGCTCAACATCGTCGTGTTCGGGGCACTGCTGAGACCCATTATCATCCGAGGGCCAGGGTCGCCAAAAATAACCCCCCACGAAAACCGGAAAGAAGTGCAATATATgcttgaaaatgaaaaaacacgAACCTCAATAGACTCCATTGACTCAGGAGTAGAACTAACTACCTCACCTAAAAATGTGCCTAGTCACGCCAACACGGAACTGGAGCTGAAGGCTGACATGCAGCAGGTCCTGGTGAAGACGAGCTCCAAGCCGAGCGATAAGAAAGCCCCTTTGCTAGACTTCTcgattttgaaagagaaaagtttCATTTGTTATGCATTATTTGGTCTCTTTGCAACACTGGGATTCTTCGCGCCGTCTCTGTACATCATTCCTCTGGGCATCAGTCTGGGCATTGACCAGGAACACGCTGCGTTTCTGTTATCTGCGATGGCAATTGCAGAAGTGTTCGGAAGAATCGCAGCTGGCTTTGTCCTCAACAGAGAGCCCATCCGCAAGATTTACATCGAGCTCATCTGCGTCATCTTGTTGACCGTGTCTCTGTTTGCTTTTACGTTCGCTACTGAATTCTGGGGTCTCATGTCCTGTAGCATATTTTTTGGGTGCATGGTTGGAACAATAGGAGGAACCCACATACCACTGCTTGCCGAAGATGATGTCGTGGGAATCGAGAGGATGTCTTCTGCAGCTGGGGTCTACGTCTTCATTCAGAGCATAGCGGGACTGGCGGGACCACCCCTTGCAG GTTTGCTCGTGGACCAAAGTAAAATCTACAGCAGGGCCTTCTACTCCTGCGCGGGTGGCATGTCCGTGGCTGCCGTGTGCCTGGCCCTGGTGCGACCGTGTAAACAGGGACTGTGCCAGCGCCGTCACTCAGGTGAAACAAAGGCAGCGAGCCATCGTGGGAAGGCATTACAAGACATACCTGAAGACTTTCTGGAAATGGATCTTGCGAAAAATGAGCACAGAGTTCATGTGCAAATAGAGCCAGTATGA